The genomic window AAAAATTGCTGATCTCTCAGCCACTGTTTATCAGACTTTAAACAGTATTTAATTAAAAACCTTATAAATAAGCATCTATTTAAATCAAGACTGGCCTATACTTGTCCACATCTCAGTAGCCAGAGACTTCAATCAGGTATCATAGCAACTTTGAAAACTTCCCCAAAACATGTAATGACCctcatttcttaaatacttcgtgACTTCAAAAGTGTTTTAAAAATATCATCAGCTTCCTTGACCTGCACCAGCTCCCACTCCTTGTTCTCACAACTAACGTCAACATGAGCAATATGGAGATCATTCTTAGTCCAAATCTGACCAAATACATTTATAGTCCTAGAATGCTCGAGATGCCTATCATGTGGGGCCACTTAATAGTTAATTGGATCCACTTGGACTAGGATaagaaattttaattatattaaattcatATACTCTACAATTTAATACCAATTTCATATCAATATATAGGGAAGTTTGATGATAAACTTGGAACCATTTAGATATACAAATAGATAATATATAGAAACAATTTATGAGACACGTTTTAAGTACTAGAATGAAGAAATTTAACTCATTTAGGTATGCATCTAATAAGCCTTCATATAAAATGTATAATTTTATGTTTGCAATGTGTCAAACTGCCGCACAGGGTAACTATGATCACCTACATGTTTCAAGAGCCTTGCTAAGATGCTAGGCCATATTTTAAAACTCAAAGAGCCAGGTTTCAAAATCCCAGACATATTTTCAAAAGGATTAATAGATGAATAGAAAAGAACCTAAAGGATCTCAAGAATCTCTGAGATCATCTCAACTACCTAACTATTAGAAATTTTCCTATATGGGTTTAATAGTGTTAAACTCATGTTAAAACatatcatgtacatatataaaattgGTGGAAGATCTCAAGGGTTAAAGTGAacctttaaataaataaataaatataaatataaatatatatatatatatatatagacagctTTTTTTTTTCTACAGAACAAGtgaacctaaaaaaataaaaaaaataagtttgtcaaAAAAAAAGGGTCACAAGAAGATGGAGAGTACAAGGAAAGAGAAATggataaaagtattcaaaatattGACAGTTTAATAAATGCACCAAACTTCACTGTTCTTTATATTATGGAAGGTTTAAAAAAGTTGCCTTGTCTGTATGATGCTCAACTGTGACAGCACATTTCCCAGTAACCACATCCCAGACCTTGACAGACTTATCAGCACTTGCACTAGCTAGGACATTCCTAAAACAAAGACAAGCACGAATATTAATATAGTAAAGAATAATATATCGACCGACAAAGAACCTGCATCGTCAACAATATATGTGCTTACCTCACCTCCTTGTTCCATGCCAGACCAAGTACAGAGTCTCTATGACTGCCCTTCTTGTACTTAGTTGATGTCTACAGGTGCAAATCCAAATAATCAGTTAATAACTATAATGCCAATGGGCCTCCATGCAAGTTCATTGTGAGTAAAAATCCACACAAAATCAGTTACAGGCAAAACGAATGACATCCAAACTACTAAAATTTAACACATTATCTGCATCTTCAGCAAATCCACATTCATATTTCATGCTCACGTACAATTTTCCAATGTTTCAATGTCAGTGATAAAATCATAAAAGTTAAGTTCATGTCAAATATCTGTGTACTTAAACAGTATATCAAAGGATAGTTCTAGTAAAATCTAGGAAGCCACATAGCTATCCTTTTCTTACTAAATAACGTCATTGCTGAAAATGTTGATGCCAATCAATACACAGATAAACCACAAGATTATATGTAATCCTCAAAAAAAGATGCCAAAGGAGAATGATTATCATTATGCATTAATAATACATAACAGGAAAGCACATTTAGAAGCAGATGAATATGATTAATCAAATTACGATGCCATGAAAATATTCCTTTTCAATAGTAACTTATGGCATacctttcttcctcctttctttctctttgaAACACCTCCCAATTCCATAAATGGTTTCACCTCATCAACCTGTGAAACATAAAGTACAGAATATTGATTTTATAAGTTATGTATGTTGCCTCATCTTCAAAGAACAgaaacaaaaatatttatttaaaaataccaAAGTATTATCAAAAATGACATCAAACAACAAGATTCTCATTATAATAGACATACAAGGTCAAGGTCCCATATTTCAATAGCAGGTTCCATTGAGCCTACAGCTATAAAATTCCCTGCCAATGTCAAGACCAAGGACAGAACTATTATCAGGTTCCAAGGATATGATcagatattatctaattagaGTTCCATGCTCAGTCCACTACAAGAGTGATCACATTTAAAAAGGCAGGTGAAAGACCAGGCTACCTTTATCACCACTTTTAAGGTTACAATCAAGCCAAGCTGTGCAGAGGGGAAAAGCTGGAAGGATGACATCATGATGAACATACATATTCGAATCTCCATCCTCCAAttcctcaaaaatataaacctgtcATACCAATGTAGAGTTAGCTTAAATGAGGAATCTAAAAACGCAGGACTTCTTATCTAGACTAAAGAAGGATTAGATAAAGATGAAACAGAAAATGTTAAGCAATTTTGTTGCCGTCCATGTAGCTGACAGAATAATTTTGTCTACTGAAGATTATATTAAGTTTTTACAGATTCAAGCGAAATGTTATAATTTTGTATTTGTAAGTGTCGTAAATATAATGAATTAATAGTGACTCCCTGAATTAAGACATGATCTTGGAATTATGTTTTGCAAATTGTGAGACAGATGCATTGTTGGTGAGACACTACAGAGGATTAGGGAAAAGGAAACCAGATAAATCAGGTGACTTGACTTCCATTCTGGAAAACTTGTGTCCTTCAGGGTACAACCATATCCAAATAATTGCGGTTAAAAATTAAGTATCACTCATTCACTCAACACGTTATATTGAATTAGGTCCGCATATGAATTGAGTTTTGACATCTTGCATAAACATCTTCAATGATAGTTTTTCAGGTAAGAATTATGCAGGTAAGAGTAAGACTGTGGCAGGTCTGATTTTGCAAGAACCAGACTCAATATTCTTGTGTCTAGCCTATGGCTGGGACTCATACCTTTCAATAAAGTTTATCTGGATCTCAAATGGGTTGTAAGCAACTTCAACCAACCTCCTTATGCTCCTGCCAGTTTTTCTAGATTCTTTTAGAATCTCGGTTCCACTTATTAACATAAGAACTTTTAAAATGTATAATATTCAAGATTTACAGGAACTTATGGAATCTATTCTGTATAATTTCActtttaaagacccatttgtCTTTTCTGAAACAAAATCTTGAAATCCAATTTTCATTATTATTTTTGCATGTAAACAAAAACTAGTTAAGAAATGTAACAAATTGACATAGGAGATTGttcaaaactctctctctccaCCATCATATGGGAGATTAAGATCCCACATTTGTTAAGTCTGATAGGTGAGAATGTATTGCACTTGGTAAGTTAAGGGAAACCTTGGTTAGAGCCTCATCAAACCAAAAGAACCACCATGTCCTAATCAAACCATGCAAACTAAGAAGGTATTTCACAAACTTGCTACATGACTACAATAGAAGAAAATTGTCGTTTGGCACATAAAACATCAATGAAATAGTTCAAGCaactataatataaaaatataaagggaAATATCAatgataatataaaaatataaatgaaaaaaggatcaagaattgAATAGATGAACCACGATCACTTTATGGATATCATAAGACCTACTAAACAACCATTGAAATTGCAAAAGACAAAAAGTCATGTGCTCATAAAAAATGAATACCTCAAGATGACTCATTTCATCATCATTCCGTGCACAAATTATGACCGCATCTGTTGATTTTATGATGTCGTCTTCACTTTCttcatcatcattatcatcatcCTACTTAGAAAATTGTTTAAACATGAGGCAAAGATGATACAACATAACATAAGTATGACAATATGAGAATGAAGACTCACatccttatttttcagatacggGTCCATGTCATTACTCGGATAGAAAACGTCACCCAGGCCAGTACTAAATAACTCGATGCCTAAGAAAAAACCATGAATTCTAGAAGCTGATAGTTCAAATTTTACCGGAATCCAAACAAACAGGAGGGGAAAGTGTACCATCATCCTCTTCATCATAATTATCCATGTCAAGTTCTTGAAGACCATCAGTTATGTCTTGAAAATTGGCAGAGCTTGTATTTCCCTGACCAAGAGCTCTTGCTGCAGCTCTTGCAATGGCTACTTCATCCACTTCCATATCCATGTCCTCATCTTCCTCTCCCTCACTGTCTCCTCTGCACAATAGGGTTAACATCATTATTTAATGTGAACAGCATCACAGTGCAACAAAGTAATTCAATGCCAACAGCTATATCATTAAAACTAAAACAACACACAACAAAAATGGTGAGAACATTTACCTTCTTTCCAGGGCCCCCGTGGCTATTATTTGGTCAATCTCCTCTTGAGAAGGTGGCTCGGCAACCTCTGGAACCGTCTTCGAAGCCCCTTTAGGGACCCAACAGACAGCTGAAATCATCGTTATCGCAAAAATATACCTATAAGAAAATAAGGGATAAATCAATGAGTAAAAGAATGAAACCGTAGATTTACAtagatatatattaaaatttctgCAGTACCCATAGAATGAAACCGTAGATTTACAaagatatatattaaaatttctgCAGTACCCATAAAAGATTCATGTTTCAAGATAGCAAGGAACTACATTGTTTAACATCTCCATGATAAAAATTGGTAAAGAAGATAAAAaaggattaatttttttaatgaaatttatattaaaaagaaaataaaaataatcatctcTTCCAACCCTTTCGATTTTATCCTCAGACAAATTTTCAGGGCAATTCTAAAACCCTAGAGAAAAATGGCAGGAGGAGTCGAACCTAAGAATAGGAGAGAAAGGCGACGACGAAAGGCGGAACCGAAGCACCAGCGGAGACCGGTAGAGAGGCGGTCCGAAGTGAGGCGGCGGCGGAGGAGGCGATCGAGGCAGGTCGGCGAAGAGGGGGAAAAGGGTTTAAGGGGAGTGGGGCTGGAAATGGGCCGGGCCGGCCCCATAATTTTTCTCAGGCTTTGGACCAGGCTTAGGcccaaaaatttattaaaatttaaggcCCAAGCCCGGCCCGAATCCAATCGGGCCGGCCCTTGCAATTTACCAGACCCAAAGTTGAGGACCCATGGCATCTACCCGGTTACAAAACAGTTTGAGGAAACTTGGATCGGATGGACAGTTTGAGGAAAATAATGATGCCCTATGAATAAAATTCCTGATATGCATTATTTCATTGCTGAAACACTATACAGAAAACAAACAACGATTGAGCAATATTACTCCTTTTCCTTAGGAAAGaaaag from Elaeis guineensis isolate ETL-2024a chromosome 9, EG11, whole genome shotgun sequence includes these protein-coding regions:
- the LOC105051174 gene encoding uncharacterized protein — encoded protein: MISAVCWVPKGASKTVPEVAEPPSQEEIDQIIATGALERRGDSEGEEDEDMDMEVDEVAIARAAARALGQGNTSSANFQDITDGLQELDMDNYDEEDDGIELFSTGLGDVFYPSNDMDPYLKNKDDDDNDDEESEDDIIKSTDAVIICARNDDEMSHLEVYIFEELEDGDSNMYVHHDVILPAFPLCTAWLDCNLKSGDKGNFIAVGSMEPAIEIWDLDLVDEVKPFMELGGVSKRKKGGRKTSTKYKKGSHRDSVLGLAWNKEVRNVLASASADKSVKVWDVVTGKCAVTVEHHTDKVQVVTWSRHSPEVLLSGSFDKSIIMMDMRSSEHARNKWSVTADVESLAWDPHNEHSFVVSLENGTVQGFDIRATASDSSSNPKPCFTLHAHDKAVSSISYNPSAPNLLATASTDKMVKLWDISDNQPSCVASTNPKAGAIFSISFSEDSPFLLAIGGSKGKLQVWDTLSDPGVVRSFGRSSNQKTDPGPAAER